In the genome of Actinomadura graeca, one region contains:
- the selD gene encoding selenide, water dikinase SelD produces MNRVVPTARLTQYAHGGGCASTIPPGELERVVAGLTGGGDDLVAGGEDGDDAAVLRVGEGRAVVSAAVFFPPVVDDAYDWGRIAAASALSAVYAVGGVPLMALSLLGWPRDALPADLAREVLRGGRDAAARAGCPVVGGHGADDPEPKYGLAVTGAADPGRLLRLDAGRPGVPLSLTKPLGLGVLNARHKATGEVFAHAVETMAALNADAAGAALDRGVRCATGVSGFGLLGHLYKLARAAGVTAVVDARAVEYLDGARAAVRDGFVPGATRRNLAWVTPHTDFGRIAEEERLLLADAQTSGGLLVAGEVPGAPVIGELVGRGRRALRVR; encoded by the coding sequence GTGAACCGTGTTGTCCCCACTGCCCGTCTTACGCAGTACGCCCACGGCGGGGGCTGCGCGAGCACCATTCCGCCGGGTGAGCTGGAACGTGTCGTCGCCGGGCTCACCGGCGGCGGGGACGATCTGGTCGCCGGGGGCGAGGACGGCGATGACGCGGCCGTCCTGCGGGTGGGGGAGGGGCGCGCGGTGGTGTCCGCGGCGGTCTTCTTCCCGCCGGTGGTCGACGACGCCTACGACTGGGGGCGCATCGCCGCCGCGAGCGCGCTGTCGGCCGTCTACGCGGTGGGCGGCGTGCCGCTCATGGCGCTCAGCCTGCTCGGCTGGCCGCGGGACGCCCTGCCGGCGGATTTGGCCCGGGAGGTCCTGCGCGGCGGACGGGACGCGGCGGCGCGCGCCGGGTGCCCGGTCGTGGGCGGGCACGGCGCGGACGACCCCGAGCCCAAGTACGGCCTCGCGGTGACGGGCGCCGCCGACCCGGGCCGGCTGCTGCGGCTGGACGCGGGACGTCCCGGCGTGCCGCTCTCGCTCACCAAGCCGCTCGGCCTGGGCGTGCTCAACGCGCGCCACAAGGCGACGGGGGAGGTGTTCGCGCACGCGGTCGAGACGATGGCCGCGCTCAACGCGGACGCGGCGGGGGCGGCGCTCGACCGCGGTGTCCGGTGCGCCACCGGCGTCAGCGGGTTCGGGCTGCTCGGGCACCTCTACAAGCTGGCGCGGGCCGCCGGGGTCACCGCGGTCGTGGACGCCAGGGCGGTGGAGTACCTCGACGGGGCGCGCGCCGCCGTCCGCGACGGGTTCGTGCCCGGCGCGACCCGGCGGAACCTGGCGTGGGTGACGCCGCACACCGACTTCGGCCGGATCGCCGAGGAGGAGCGGCTGCTGCTGGCCGACGCGCAGACGTCCGGCGGGCTGCTGGTCGCGGGGGAGGTGCCCGGCGCGCCGGTGATCGGGGAGCTGGTCGGCCGGGGCCGCCGCGCGCTCCGGGTGCGCTGA
- a CDS encoding PadR family transcriptional regulator, producing MTMQTQMVLRQALLEPAREWYGLEMMQATGLPSGTVYPIITRLEQCGWITSHWEDPSEHEMQGRPRRRYYQLTQEGTEAARLALAKAHQNRATAPIPWGSPRPGATS from the coding sequence ATGACGATGCAGACCCAGATGGTCCTTCGGCAGGCGCTGCTGGAACCGGCACGCGAGTGGTACGGACTGGAGATGATGCAGGCCACCGGACTCCCGTCCGGCACCGTGTACCCCATCATCACGCGGCTGGAGCAGTGCGGCTGGATCACCTCCCACTGGGAGGATCCGTCCGAGCACGAGATGCAGGGCCGCCCTCGCCGCCGCTACTACCAGCTGACCCAGGAGGGCACCGAAGCCGCCCGGCTGGCACTGGCCAAGGCTCACCAGAACCGCGCCACCGCCCCCATCCCGTGGGGCAGCCCGCGCCCCGGTGCCACCTCATGA
- a CDS encoding DUF3099 domain-containing protein: protein MRRRKVVYGIMMGVCLTLFVLAWAVVPRFSPAAAVGMSVVAAVIPPFAAVVANWGVDRTDRRGR from the coding sequence ATGAGGCGGCGCAAGGTGGTGTACGGGATCATGATGGGGGTGTGCCTCACTCTGTTCGTGCTCGCCTGGGCGGTCGTCCCGCGGTTCTCGCCCGCGGCGGCGGTCGGGATGTCGGTGGTGGCGGCGGTGATCCCGCCGTTCGCGGCCGTAGTGGCCAACTGGGGCGTCGACCGGACGGACCGGCGCGGCAGGTGA
- a CDS encoding trimeric intracellular cation channel family protein: protein MTGPGVAGALDLAGIFVFAVSGGLAAVRQRLDVVGMVVLAEITALGGGILRDLLIGAVPPAAFTSLGYVLVPLTAAALVFFWHPQVTRLLPAVLLFDAAGLGLFCVTGTLKALEHGLSPLHSVLLGVVTAVGGGVLRDMLSGQIPSVLYDRQLYALPAMLGAAVMAVAYTAGLHGGAVTAGAAVLACGLRLMAMRYGWRAPRPRGVTD, encoded by the coding sequence GTGACGGGACCGGGCGTGGCCGGGGCGCTGGACCTGGCGGGGATCTTCGTCTTCGCCGTGTCCGGGGGGCTGGCGGCGGTGCGGCAGCGGCTGGACGTCGTCGGGATGGTGGTGCTCGCCGAGATCACCGCGCTCGGCGGCGGGATCCTGCGGGACCTCCTGATCGGTGCGGTGCCCCCGGCCGCGTTCACGAGCCTCGGGTACGTGCTGGTGCCGCTGACGGCGGCGGCACTGGTGTTCTTCTGGCATCCGCAGGTGACGCGGCTGCTGCCGGCGGTGCTGCTCTTCGACGCGGCGGGGCTCGGGCTGTTCTGCGTCACCGGGACGCTGAAGGCGCTGGAGCATGGGCTGTCGCCGCTGCACTCGGTGTTGCTCGGGGTGGTCACCGCGGTCGGCGGCGGGGTCCTGCGGGACATGCTCAGCGGGCAGATCCCCTCGGTGCTGTACGACCGGCAGCTCTACGCGCTGCCCGCGATGCTGGGGGCCGCGGTGATGGCGGTCGCCTACACGGCCGGCCTGCACGGTGGTGCCGTCACCGCGGGCGCCGCGGTGCTTGCGTGCGGGCTGCGGCTGATGGCGATGCGGTACGGCTGGCGCGCTCCACGGCCCCGTGGCGTCACGGATTAG
- the fdhD gene encoding formate dehydrogenase accessory sulfurtransferase FdhD, whose product MGRITVRRPVLRLSTTGTRGRRPDTLAVEEPLEIRVAGKPLTITMRTPGHDFDLVAGFLAAEGIIGDAGDLTAMRYCADTEEQNTLDVTLAPGVRPPDDSMTRAFATTSACGVCGKSSIEELRADRPYEVADDPVRLTPAVLAALPERLREAQRVFERTGGLHAAGLFDASGALLAVREDVGRHNAVDKVVGWALREGLLPLGGRVLMVSGRASFELTQKAMTAGIPVLAAVSAPSSLAVDLAEDAGMTLVGFLRGETMNVYTGAERIAL is encoded by the coding sequence ATGGGGCGGATCACCGTGCGCAGGCCAGTGCTGAGGCTGAGCACCACCGGGACGCGGGGGCGGCGTCCCGACACGCTGGCCGTCGAGGAGCCGCTGGAGATCCGGGTGGCGGGCAAGCCGCTCACGATCACCATGCGGACGCCCGGCCACGACTTCGACCTGGTCGCGGGGTTCCTGGCGGCCGAGGGGATCATCGGGGACGCCGGGGACCTGACGGCGATGCGCTACTGCGCCGACACCGAGGAGCAGAACACCCTCGACGTGACGCTGGCGCCCGGGGTGCGGCCGCCGGACGACTCGATGACGCGGGCGTTCGCGACGACCAGCGCGTGCGGGGTCTGCGGGAAGTCGAGCATCGAGGAGCTGCGCGCGGACCGGCCCTACGAGGTCGCGGACGACCCGGTACGGCTGACTCCCGCGGTGCTGGCGGCGCTGCCCGAGCGGCTGCGGGAGGCGCAGCGGGTCTTCGAGCGGACGGGCGGGCTGCACGCGGCCGGGCTGTTCGACGCCTCGGGCGCGCTTCTGGCCGTCCGGGAGGACGTGGGGCGGCACAACGCGGTCGACAAGGTGGTGGGGTGGGCGCTGCGGGAGGGGCTGCTCCCCCTCGGCGGGCGGGTCCTGATGGTGAGCGGGCGGGCGTCGTTCGAGCTGACGCAGAAGGCGATGACGGCGGGGATCCCGGTGCTGGCGGCGGTCTCCGCGCCGTCGTCGCTGGCGGTGGACCTCGCGGAGGACGCGGGCATGACGCTGGTGGGGTTCCTGCGCGGGGAGACCATGAACGTCTATACAGGCGCCGAGCGCATCGCCCTCTGA
- a CDS encoding alpha/beta fold hydrolase, which translates to MDLALWEQGDRSRPTVLLVHGYPDTHAVWDEVAERLAARHHVVRYDVRGAGASSRPAGRGGYAFGRLMADMRAVLDAAAPGRRVHLVGHDWGSIQSWEAVCTMAERFASFTSISGPCLDHVALWTRRGLARPTPSSLRRVAGQGVRSWYICLFQLPVLPELLWRAGLSRVFTRALEIGEGVPARDGHPARTLPRDGASGVGLYRANMVRLRRPRGRRTDVPTQVIVPTRDLFVSPHLVGGLPEHVPDLSIRPVAAGHWVPRSRPDAVARWVAGHVARVEDGPRAARSAG; encoded by the coding sequence GTGGATCTGGCCTTGTGGGAGCAGGGCGACCGGTCGCGGCCGACCGTCCTGCTGGTGCACGGGTACCCCGACACCCACGCGGTGTGGGACGAGGTGGCCGAGCGGCTCGCGGCCCGCCACCACGTCGTCCGGTACGACGTGCGCGGTGCCGGGGCGTCGTCGCGGCCGGCCGGGCGCGGGGGGTATGCCTTCGGCCGGTTGATGGCCGACATGCGGGCGGTGCTGGACGCCGCCGCGCCCGGCCGCCGGGTGCATCTGGTGGGGCACGACTGGGGCTCGATCCAGTCGTGGGAGGCGGTCTGCACGATGGCGGAGCGGTTCGCCTCGTTCACCTCCATCTCCGGCCCCTGCCTTGACCACGTGGCGCTCTGGACGCGGCGTGGCCTGGCACGCCCGACGCCGTCGAGCCTCCGGCGGGTGGCCGGGCAGGGCGTCCGGTCCTGGTACATCTGCCTCTTCCAGCTTCCGGTGCTGCCCGAGCTGCTGTGGCGTGCAGGGTTGTCCAGGGTGTTCACGCGGGCCCTGGAGATCGGTGAGGGCGTCCCCGCCCGCGACGGGCATCCGGCTAGGACGCTGCCGCGCGACGGCGCGTCCGGTGTGGGGCTGTACCGGGCGAACATGGTGCGGCTGCGCAGGCCGCGCGGGCGCCGGACGGACGTCCCGACGCAGGTCATCGTCCCGACCAGGGACCTGTTCGTCTCGCCCCATCTGGTGGGCGGGCTGCCGGAGCACGTGCCGGACCTGTCGATCCGGCCGGTCGCGGCCGGGCACTGGGTGCCGCGCAGCCGTCCGGACGCCGTCGCGCGCTGGGTGGCCGGGCATGTAGCCCGGGTGGAGGACGGGCCGCGGGCGGCCCGGTCCGCCGGCTGA
- a CDS encoding phytoene desaturase family protein, which translates to MADAVVIGAGPNGLVAANMLADAGWDVEVLEAQPEPGGAVRSDRGVHPDYVSDLCSAFYPLGVASPAMRALGLERHGLRWKHAEAVLAHPLQDGRCAVLEHDPRATAEGLDAFGDGDGEAWLRLYGLWEEMGEALLRALFTPFPPVRAALPLAAALRRAGGLRVLRTLAAPVRGLGEREFTGPGGPLLLAGSALHTDVFPETTGGSGFGWLLAMVGQRDGWPVPEGGAGALTAALVRRLESRGGRVRCDTEVTSVVVGNGRALGVRTASGEAVRGARAVLADVSAPALYGGLVDWSDVPARDRRGLREDMRRFDWDHATFKVDWALSGPVPWASPGAGRAGTVHLSPGMDALTWYSAQIATGFVPSEPFALLGQMTTADPSRSPAGTESVWAYTHVPQRVRGDAGPDGITGVWDERERDAMAGRIEAAVERLAPGFRDRVVARRVIAPPAFGGHDANLHGGALNGGTAQAHQQLVLRPVPGLGRAETPVAGLFLASASAHPGGGVHGSCGANAARAALAHDGSAGRLVLTPGLAALRRLLT; encoded by the coding sequence ATGGCGGACGCGGTGGTCATCGGGGCAGGGCCCAACGGGCTGGTCGCGGCCAACATGCTCGCGGACGCGGGCTGGGACGTGGAGGTGCTGGAGGCGCAGCCCGAGCCGGGCGGGGCCGTGCGCAGCGACCGGGGGGTCCACCCCGACTACGTCAGCGACCTGTGCAGCGCCTTCTACCCGCTCGGCGTGGCGTCCCCCGCCATGCGGGCGCTCGGCCTGGAACGGCACGGGCTGCGGTGGAAGCACGCCGAGGCCGTCCTCGCGCATCCGCTCCAGGACGGCCGTTGCGCCGTCCTGGAGCACGACCCGCGGGCGACCGCGGAGGGGCTCGACGCCTTCGGGGACGGTGATGGCGAGGCGTGGCTGCGGCTGTACGGGCTGTGGGAGGAGATGGGCGAGGCACTGCTGCGGGCCCTGTTCACCCCGTTCCCGCCCGTCCGGGCGGCGCTGCCTCTGGCCGCGGCGCTGCGGCGCGCGGGCGGGCTGCGCGTCCTGCGGACGCTGGCGGCGCCGGTGCGCGGGCTGGGCGAGCGGGAGTTCACCGGGCCGGGCGGGCCGCTGCTGCTGGCGGGCTCCGCCCTGCACACCGACGTGTTCCCCGAGACCACGGGCGGCTCGGGGTTCGGGTGGCTGCTGGCGATGGTCGGCCAGCGGGACGGCTGGCCGGTGCCCGAGGGCGGCGCGGGCGCGCTGACGGCGGCGCTCGTGCGGCGGCTGGAGTCCCGGGGCGGGCGGGTCCGCTGCGACACCGAGGTCACCTCGGTCGTCGTGGGGAACGGCCGGGCGCTGGGCGTGCGGACGGCGTCCGGGGAGGCCGTGCGGGGGGCGCGGGCGGTGCTGGCGGACGTGTCGGCGCCCGCGCTCTACGGCGGCCTGGTGGACTGGTCCGACGTGCCCGCCCGCGACCGCCGGGGCCTGCGCGAGGACATGCGGCGCTTCGACTGGGACCACGCGACGTTCAAGGTCGACTGGGCGCTGTCCGGCCCGGTCCCCTGGGCGTCCCCCGGCGCCGGACGGGCCGGGACCGTGCACCTGTCCCCCGGCATGGACGCGCTGACCTGGTACAGCGCGCAGATCGCGACGGGGTTCGTCCCGTCCGAGCCGTTCGCGCTCCTCGGCCAGATGACGACCGCCGACCCGTCCCGCTCCCCCGCGGGCACCGAGTCGGTGTGGGCCTACACCCACGTCCCCCAGCGGGTCAGGGGCGACGCCGGGCCGGACGGGATCACCGGCGTGTGGGACGAGCGGGAGCGGGACGCGATGGCCGGGCGGATCGAGGCGGCCGTCGAACGCCTCGCCCCCGGGTTCCGCGACCGCGTCGTGGCCCGGCGGGTCATCGCGCCGCCCGCGTTCGGCGGGCACGACGCCAACCTGCACGGCGGCGCGCTGAACGGCGGGACGGCGCAGGCGCACCAGCAGCTCGTCTTGCGCCCGGTCCCGGGGCTGGGGCGGGCGGAGACGCCGGTCGCCGGGCTCTTCCTGGCGTCGGCGTCGGCGCATCCGGGCGGCGGTGTGCACGGCTCCTGCGGCGCCAACGCGGCCCGCGCGGCGCTGGCGCACGACGGCTCCGCGGGCCGCCTCGTCCTCACACCGGGCCTTGCGGCGCTGCGCCGCCTCCTGACCTGA
- a CDS encoding MFS transporter, with translation MTTTLRTIETDIPARLDRLPWSRWHWTVLIGLGAVWILDGLEVTVVGVIGPRLTDESAGLGLTDGQVGLGASIYVIGACLGALLFGHLTDRFGRKKLFLLTLALYLTATVLTAVSFSPWWFYMCRFLTGAGIGGEYAAINSAIDELIPARVRGRVDVVVNGSFWIGTSFAAALSIPVLNGDLVPEDLGWRALFALGALLGLGVLFVRRTVPESPRWLFIHGREEEAERVVADIERRVAAETGAEPERPGETIRVRQRRVVGFREIAETAVRRYPRRTVLGLALFIGQAFLYNAVYFTYALVLDTFFGVPDAKVGYYLIPIGIGNFLGAFLLGKLFDTVGRRVMITLSYVLSGVLLIGTGLLFRADVLDAWTLTACWCAVFFFASAGASSAYLTVSEIFPMETRAMAIAAFYAVGTGLGGVIGPVLFGRLVETERISAVAAGYFLGAALMIAAGIVEMFLGVEAARRSLEDVARPLSAEQVA, from the coding sequence GTGACGACGACGCTCAGGACCATCGAGACGGACATCCCCGCGCGGCTCGACCGGCTGCCCTGGTCGCGATGGCACTGGACCGTGCTGATCGGTCTCGGCGCCGTCTGGATCCTGGACGGCCTGGAGGTCACCGTCGTGGGGGTGATCGGCCCGCGGCTCACCGACGAGAGCGCGGGGCTCGGGCTCACCGACGGGCAGGTGGGGCTCGGCGCGTCCATCTACGTGATCGGGGCCTGCCTCGGCGCGCTGCTGTTCGGCCACCTCACCGACCGGTTCGGGCGCAAGAAGCTGTTCCTCCTCACCCTCGCGCTGTACCTGACCGCGACCGTCCTGACCGCGGTGTCCTTCAGCCCATGGTGGTTCTACATGTGCCGGTTCCTCACCGGCGCGGGCATCGGCGGCGAGTACGCGGCGATCAACTCGGCGATCGACGAGCTGATCCCCGCCCGCGTCCGGGGCCGCGTGGACGTGGTGGTGAACGGCTCGTTCTGGATCGGCACGTCGTTCGCCGCCGCGCTGTCGATCCCGGTGCTGAACGGCGACCTCGTCCCCGAGGACCTCGGGTGGCGCGCCCTGTTCGCCCTCGGCGCGCTCCTCGGCCTCGGCGTGCTGTTCGTCCGCCGGACGGTGCCGGAGAGCCCGCGCTGGCTGTTCATCCACGGCCGCGAGGAGGAGGCCGAGCGGGTGGTGGCCGACATCGAGCGGCGGGTCGCCGCCGAGACCGGCGCCGAGCCGGAACGGCCGGGGGAGACGATCCGCGTCCGCCAGCGGCGGGTGGTCGGCTTCCGGGAGATCGCCGAGACCGCCGTCCGGCGCTACCCGCGGCGGACGGTCCTCGGCCTCGCGCTGTTCATCGGGCAGGCGTTCCTGTACAACGCCGTCTACTTCACCTACGCGCTGGTGCTCGACACGTTCTTCGGGGTGCCCGACGCGAAGGTCGGCTACTACCTGATCCCGATCGGCATCGGCAACTTCCTCGGCGCGTTCCTGCTGGGCAAGCTGTTCGACACCGTCGGCCGCCGCGTGATGATCACCCTGTCGTACGTGCTCTCGGGCGTGCTGCTGATCGGCACCGGCCTGCTGTTCCGCGCGGACGTGCTGGACGCCTGGACGCTCACCGCCTGCTGGTGCGCGGTGTTCTTCTTCGCCTCCGCCGGCGCGTCCTCGGCGTACCTGACCGTCAGCGAGATCTTCCCGATGGAGACGCGGGCCATGGCCATCGCCGCGTTCTACGCGGTCGGGACGGGCCTCGGCGGCGTGATCGGCCCCGTCCTGTTCGGCCGCCTCGTGGAGACCGAGCGGATCTCCGCCGTCGCCGCGGGCTACTTCCTCGGGGCCGCGCTGATGATCGCGGCGGGGATCGTGGAGATGTTCCTCGGCGTGGAGGCCGCCCGCAGGTCGCTGGAGGACGTCGCCCGCCCCCTGTCGGCCGAGCAGGTGGCGTGA
- a CDS encoding CBS domain-containing protein, protein MRIRDILRRKGDAVATVRPDATVRQLLAVLAEHNIGAAVVSPDGTSIAGIVSERDVVRRLHERGAALLDRPVSEIMTSEVRSCGPGDKVEDLRRTMTERRFRHVPVVEDGRLAGIVSIGDVVKSAIDELQSEREHLVDYIQRAP, encoded by the coding sequence ATGCGGATTCGCGACATCCTGCGGAGGAAGGGAGACGCGGTGGCCACGGTACGGCCGGACGCCACCGTGCGGCAGCTGCTCGCCGTCCTGGCCGAGCACAACATCGGGGCGGCGGTCGTGTCGCCCGACGGCACCTCGATCGCCGGCATCGTGTCCGAGCGCGACGTCGTGCGGCGCCTGCACGAGCGCGGCGCGGCTCTGCTCGACCGGCCCGTCTCGGAGATCATGACATCGGAGGTCCGCAGCTGCGGGCCCGGCGACAAGGTCGAGGACCTCCGGCGCACCATGACCGAGCGCCGCTTCCGGCACGTGCCGGTGGTGGAGGACGGCCGGCTCGCCGGCATCGTCAGCATCGGCGACGTGGTCAAGAGCGCGATCGACGAGCTGCAGAGCGAGCGCGAGCACCTGGTCGACTACATCCAGCGCGCGCCCTGA
- a CDS encoding PLP-dependent aminotransferase family protein → MSVRYVNGVQLARLLGDVPRERPVYAALARSVRGLVLDGRLAARMRLPAERDLAAALGVSRTTVTAAYDRLREEGYVESRQGAGSWTALPPVAMSAAEPRPGAGTGGRFGGVHPPPGDGFIDLGCATPGAPAIFGAAVEAAVAELPRYSAGPGYEPAGLEELREVIAAGYAARGVPTRADQIVVTTGAQHAFTLLTQTLVEPGDPVMVERPTYPHALGALRRRGARLVPVGVNEGWDVELAAGSMRQAAVRMAYTIPDFHNPTGHLMPAGERAALVDAARRADAFLVVDETFADLAHDPDAPREPPAASFDNGGRVITIGSASKLLWGGLRIGWIRATAPLARRLVLAREPFDMASPVLDQLIVRELLLRGGEVRAERAEDLRRGRDALAAALRELLPGWEFRLPAGGMSLWARIGAPVATQLAEASERAGVRVVPGPVFAADGVLEDYVRLPYVLPAAVLRTAVERLAAVHREVQAAPAGRPLPVYV, encoded by the coding sequence ATGAGCGTGCGTTACGTGAACGGTGTGCAGCTGGCCAGGCTACTCGGGGACGTGCCGCGTGAGCGGCCCGTCTACGCGGCGCTGGCCCGGTCGGTGCGCGGCCTCGTCCTGGACGGGCGGCTCGCGGCGCGGATGCGGCTGCCCGCCGAGCGCGACCTGGCCGCGGCCCTGGGCGTCAGCCGCACGACCGTGACGGCGGCCTACGACCGGCTCCGCGAGGAGGGCTATGTCGAGAGCCGCCAGGGCGCCGGTAGCTGGACGGCGCTGCCGCCGGTGGCGATGTCGGCCGCCGAGCCCCGCCCGGGGGCGGGCACCGGCGGGCGGTTCGGCGGGGTCCACCCGCCGCCCGGCGACGGGTTCATCGACCTCGGCTGCGCCACGCCCGGCGCCCCCGCGATCTTCGGCGCGGCGGTCGAGGCCGCCGTCGCCGAGCTGCCCCGGTACAGCGCGGGCCCCGGGTACGAGCCCGCCGGGCTGGAGGAGCTGCGCGAGGTCATCGCCGCCGGGTACGCGGCGCGCGGCGTGCCGACCCGCGCCGACCAGATCGTCGTGACGACCGGCGCGCAGCACGCGTTCACGCTGCTGACGCAGACGCTGGTCGAGCCCGGCGACCCCGTCATGGTGGAGCGGCCGACCTATCCGCACGCCCTCGGCGCGCTGCGCCGCCGCGGCGCCCGGCTCGTGCCGGTCGGCGTGAACGAGGGCTGGGACGTGGAGCTGGCCGCGGGGTCCATGCGGCAGGCCGCCGTCCGGATGGCCTACACGATCCCCGACTTCCACAACCCGACCGGCCACCTGATGCCCGCGGGCGAGCGGGCCGCGCTGGTGGACGCCGCCCGCCGCGCCGACGCGTTCCTCGTCGTGGACGAGACGTTCGCCGACCTCGCGCACGACCCGGACGCGCCGCGCGAGCCGCCCGCCGCCTCGTTCGACAACGGCGGCCGGGTGATCACGATCGGGTCGGCGTCCAAGCTGCTGTGGGGCGGGCTGCGCATCGGCTGGATCCGCGCGACCGCGCCGCTGGCCCGCCGCCTGGTGCTCGCCCGCGAGCCGTTCGACATGGCCAGTCCCGTCCTCGACCAGCTGATCGTGCGGGAGCTGCTGCTGCGGGGCGGGGAGGTCCGGGCGGAGCGGGCGGAGGACCTGCGCCGCGGCCGCGACGCCCTCGCGGCCGCGCTGCGCGAGCTGCTGCCCGGCTGGGAGTTCCGGCTGCCCGCGGGCGGGATGTCACTGTGGGCGCGGATCGGCGCGCCGGTGGCGACCCAGCTCGCCGAGGCGTCCGAGCGCGCGGGCGTGCGGGTGGTGCCGGGCCCGGTGTTCGCCGCGGACGGCGTCCTGGAGGACTACGTCCGGCTGCCGTACGTGCTGCCGGCCGCGGTGCTGCGCACGGCGGTCGAGCGGCTCGCGGCGGTCCACCGGGAGGTGCAGGCGGCCCCGGCCGGGCGTCCCCTGCCCGTCTACGTCTGA
- a CDS encoding YczE/YyaS/YitT family protein — translation MASMGRRLVQLYIGLALYGLGIALQILSGLGNDPWDVLHQGLSRRFGLSIGVWIVIAGALVMLCWIPLRQRPGFGTISNVVFLGAFADLFLWLLPDPAGLTARWAYLVAAVLVGGFATGCYIGAGLGPGPRDGLMTGLAADGRSIRVVRTGIELGVLAAGWLLGGTVGIGTLLYALAIGPLTHVFLPRLTVGRPAPVKGPPEDAAAAPWPSMEPPVSREHAVCPSGAVAHASLTEADREAASGPRDHGPGPASERVS, via the coding sequence ATGGCCTCGATGGGGCGCCGTCTGGTGCAGTTGTACATCGGATTGGCCTTGTACGGGCTCGGGATCGCCCTCCAGATCCTGTCGGGCCTGGGCAACGACCCCTGGGACGTCCTCCACCAGGGCCTCTCGCGCCGGTTCGGGCTGTCGATCGGCGTGTGGATCGTCATCGCCGGGGCGCTGGTGATGCTCTGCTGGATCCCGCTGCGCCAGCGGCCGGGCTTCGGGACGATCAGCAACGTCGTCTTCCTGGGCGCCTTCGCCGACCTGTTCCTGTGGCTGCTGCCCGATCCGGCCGGTCTCACGGCCCGGTGGGCGTACCTGGTCGCGGCCGTTCTCGTCGGCGGCTTCGCCACCGGCTGCTACATCGGCGCGGGCCTCGGCCCGGGCCCCCGCGACGGGCTGATGACCGGGCTGGCCGCGGACGGGCGCTCCATCCGCGTCGTGCGCACCGGCATCGAGCTGGGCGTCCTCGCGGCCGGCTGGCTCCTGGGCGGGACGGTCGGGATCGGCACGCTCCTCTACGCGCTGGCGATCGGCCCGCTGACGCACGTGTTCCTCCCCCGCCTGACCGTCGGCAGGCCCGCGCCGGTCAAGGGTCCTCCGGAGGACGCCGCGGCCGCTCCCTGGCCGTCGATGGAGCCCCCGGTGTCACGCGAGCACGCCGTCTGCCCCAGCGGGGCAGTGGCGCATGCGAGCCTGACCGAGGCGGATCGCGAAGCGGCGTCGGGCCCGCGCGATCACGGCCCTGGGCCTGCCTCCGAGCGGGTCTCCTGA